The DNA segment CAAAAGTGCATTTGAGTTCCGGTGGGTAGCTTAGGTTCAGACAGTATATCAGTCCAAATAACAGAGCACAAGCAATCGTGATGCTCCTCAAACCATTGAGAACCTCCACACCTTCAATCAGGACACCAATATTCTCTGGGTCATCTCCAGGCTCTGCACCCTCCTGCTGTATGACATACACTCCCATCACAGTTTGCTCCATGGCTTCAGTGTTGgcctcagtgttctgtgaagtaaaatatgataataaatacatttgtttgaGACTAGATATTGGTGCAAAAAAAATGCTGATTGCTGATCAtaacattataaaaacatttcCAATTTTATGACTAAAAAAATGTACTCAGTTCAATTAGAGATGTACAAGAATAACACAGATGCACCAAATAGTAAAAAGTGAAATCTAAGCTTGGACATCCCAGTGCGCAATGAGAGAATTAACTGTAGAAATAAAGAAGGAAGTAACAGAGACCAATGATCGCTATAAAAGAGCTCAGTCAACCACATAAAGacaattgcatatactgtaagtggCCTACCATTGCCTACACAACATTCAAAGCCCATCTGCAATTTCCTAGAGGAACTAGGTGGGGCATTTTATCCATATGCATGAATTATTTACAACACTTGCCCAGCTctgtacaaaatatattaaaataatattgttttagaAACTGATATGTTTACCAAATTCTAAATTCTATGTCTCTAATTTCCAACCTCAGAAATTTGACATGAAACAAAAACAAGGACAAATTACATTATGTTTTAGTCGTACAGGGTGTCACATTTTGCTGTTtcatatttcaaatttattactCATAACTCCTGCAGTTAATTACATAACACACAAGTAAATGTGTGAATGAAATGTGCTGTAAGTCTACATCTTTGTCACACGTTGTGAATGTAAATCACTGTGTATTCCTTCATAAGTTTCTCGTGGTCTTCGTTCAGGTAGACGCACAAGGACTTGAGGAAGCATGCTCGTCTTGAATGTATTGTGTCATCCTGGGGTAAAAAGGGAATCCATTATGAGAATATTTAGCTTTTAGGCAGCAGTTTGAAAAAAGAACTATGGTAGACAATACTTAGGTCGGAGGAGACCAAAAGGCAAGTACTCATCTATCTCAACCACATCAGACACAAAATAAGGCAACCACACACACTACTGTTTTAAAATTAACCATATGATTTTATCAATTACTTATTAATCTCAGACTGACGCTTATGCAATTGGTATAACAATATGATTAAGTGTTTGATTAGGTAAAAACATCTTAGGACTTTTGCCTACCATATGTATAGATATTTCTGCTCATGAAATTTTCGTGATATGGGCCTAAAAAGTACTTCATAAGCACAGGTCTAACCATTTTAACACAAACCTTGGAGACGGCCATCATGATATGTCTCATTTTTCTTCCATCCACCCCACCTTTGCATCGAAAGATCTCCATCATGCGTGGAGTGTACCTGTCTATCTCAGAAAAGAATGTAGATAGCAGTGGTACAGTCGATATGCGCAGGAATTCCTTGTCGATCTGAAAAACATGAACAATGCACTTATGACTTGCACTGTTAGAACACAACATGCAACAGAGAAAGGACATACCAGGAATTATTAGCTGTTTGATCACAATATTATATCAATATTAGTGAAGAAACAAACAACTGGTCATCACTATATAACACATTCTTGGGGCATAAAGCCTTACATATAGGACATGCACCTCTTTCTGAGTGAACAGAGTTGGCCATCTGCTTTTGAAGTCTGCAATCAAGGGCTGTCCTTGAATAACTTCTTGCCTTCTGTATGAGAAAGTCTTACTCCATTTTCATTGTCACTATATGGTCATTGTTTCTCTTCTGAATCTCTGAAAGCAGTGCAATTCTCTCCTTTTCAAGACTGTCAGTGGTTTCTCCTTTTGGATACTGCGGACAATAATTGACTTCTGCCCTTCTAGGCTTTTTCACATTCAACACTGCCTGACTTTTGTCTTGGGCCTTGTTCTTTAGTGAATTTACCATCACCTCAGCACAGCCCAGGCTTCTGAGTTTGGTCCGGAGATTGGCCATTTTATACTTGAGGCTAATCTTCCAACCATAGCAGCCATTGAAGGATCCCTGCTCCCTCAGACAAGGATGCTTTTTCACAAAGGCTTCTGCAACTTCATTCAGGTCATTGTCAGTTGGATagactttaaatttaattatttcttcagccAGTCTTTCTAAAAGGTGGGATTTCAGTTTTGGTGAGTGGGTCAAATGAGTTCCACCAGCACTGAACTCAGCGTTGGCCTTTTCAAGTTGCAGTTCGGCCTCATAGCTAAAACGAGGGACTGTGAAGACACTTGGCCACACTGACAGCCTTGCAGATGGCGATGAACCTGACGATGAAGCAGGCTTTGTATTATCCGTGTCTGCTGAAGAGCTTGAAAAGGAATGTGTTGGACTCTGGACTGCAACAGGTTGACCTGTCATTTCTTCATCTTCTGTAAAACTTTGTAACTGTAGAGTATATAAGTATACAACCTTTAAAGTTGCTTTATCATTGATTTCAGAGATCGAAGTCAGGTTTATGAACTCATTTCCAAAATCAGGATCTTGATATTGAAGGCGAAAATCCTGTTCCACTCCAAAATTAGTCTTTATTTCCTGGCACAATTCCTCAATGGAGTCTGATATCCCCGCTGGTAAAATTAGTTTCCTGGCATCATTTTCTCCAAGTATGATCCTCAGTCTTATGGGCTGGGCCATCATGTTGATctggaaaattatttaaaaaataaataaagatgcacTCATTGAATATTGTGTGAGTGTGAGTATATATGGGTCAAATTCTAATGTCAACAATTAAGGCAATCAACAATAATTTGATGATGTCACCTAGGAAATTGTAACTGGAAAAGGACAGGTGAATAGTGCATTTTCCAGATTTGTCTTGGATTCTTTTAGTTAATgacattagtttaaaaaaatctacaGTCAATTCCCAATAAATTAAGTAGCAGCTGGTCTGCAAAGCatgatttattatttacagtaccaGGTGATACAGTAGGAAAATACTTACAAACATTACTCCTGTTTACCCTGCAAGTtagtgtgtctcttcagagtaaCCAGACGCAGGCCTCCCACTGAATAGGCAGCTAACAGGTAGTCATCGAGTAGTTCCCCATGCTCAATGAGAGACACCTCTCTCACATGTGACATGTCAAGTTCAAAAGCTCTGAAGTGCTCTCGATACCAAGCAGAGAACTTTTTCACAAAAAAGTATATCCTGCCagtcaaaataaaaatctgcagaatTTCTGCAAACTCTGGCAGACCAAATAATTGCCCATGGACAACTATCATTCCTTTGTTGTAGTTCATGTCATTGTATGACGc comes from the Erpetoichthys calabaricus chromosome 4, fErpCal1.3, whole genome shotgun sequence genome and includes:
- the LOC127527543 gene encoding uncharacterized protein LOC127527543 encodes the protein MINMMAQPIRLRIILGENDARKLILPAGISDSIEELCQEIKTNFGVEQDFRLQYQDPDFGNEFINLTSISEINDKATLKVVYLYTLQLQSFTEDEEMTGQPVAVQSPTHSFSSSSADTDNTKPASSSGSSPSARLSVWPSVFTVPRFSYEAELQLEKANAEFSAGGTHLTHSPKLKSHLLERLAEEIIKFKVYPTDNDLNEVAEAFVKKHPCLREQGSFNGCYGWKISLKYKMANLRTKLRSLGCAEVMVNSLKNKAQDKSQAVLNVKKPRRAEVNYCPQYPKGETTDSLEKERIALLSEIQKRNNDHIVTMKME